The following coding sequences lie in one Lolium perenne isolate Kyuss_39 chromosome 2, Kyuss_2.0, whole genome shotgun sequence genomic window:
- the LOC127336623 gene encoding oxalate--CoA ligase — MEEETLTLTALLKAAAAAHPSRRAIAVHGKIDLTHADLDALVDAAAARLHGAGVRPGQTVALCFPNTVELVVTFLAVIRARAVAAPLNPAYTQEEFEFYLSDSEARLLVTNAEGNAAAQAAAAKLGLVHAATTTLVSPAGPLHLSGLPDAKENGAQQENGLSCDNDPSDVALFLHTSGTTSRPKGVPLTQRNLAASVQNIRAAYRFVETDATVVTLPLFHVHGLMCALLSSLASGAAVTLPAGGRFSASTFWADMRAAGATWYTAVPTIHQIILDRHASKPEGYPALRFVRSCSASLAPVILERLEAAFGAPVLEAYAMTEASHMMTSNPLPEDGARKPGSVGRPAGKMELAVLDEQGREVAAGSPGEVCVRGANVTAGYKGNPAANAEAFAYGWFHTGDIGVRDAEDGFVRLVGRIKELVNRGGEKISPIEVDSVLLSHPDVAQAVAFGVPDEKYGEEIHCAVIPRDGVSMAEEEVVAFCRRNLAAFKVPKKVYIADDLPKTATGKIQRRIVSQHFFVPPAAAATKA; from the exons ATGGAGGAGGAGACCCTGACGCTCACGGCCCTGCtcaaggccgccgccgccgcccacccgTCGCGCCGCGCGATCGCCGTTCATGGCAAGATCGACCTCACGCACGCCGACCTCGACGCCCTcgtcgacgccgccgccgcgcgcctccaCGGCGCCGGGGTCCGGCCGGGCCAAACCGTCGCGCTCTGCTTCCCCAACACCGTCGAG CTGGTGGTCACGTTCCTGGCGGTGATCCGAGCGCGGGCCGTGGCGGCGCCGCTGAACCCGGCGTACACGCAGGAGGAGTTCGAGTTCTACCTCTCCGACTCGGAGGCGCGGCTCCTGGTCACCAACGCGGAGGGCAACGCCGCCGCGCAGGCGGCCGCCGCCAAGCTGGGCCTCGTCCACGCCGCCACGACCACCCTCGTCTCCCCCGCCGGCCCGCTGCACCTCTCCGGCCTCCCCGATGCCAAAGAAAACGGCGCCCAGCAGGAGAACGGCCTCTCCTGCGACAACGATCCGTCGGACGTGGCCCTGTTCCTGCACACGTCCGGCACGACGAGCCGGCCCAAGGGTGTGCCGCTGACGCAGCGCAACCTGGCGGCGTCGGTGCAGAACATCCGGGCGGCGTACCGGTTCGTGGAGACGGACGCGACGGTGGTGACGCTGCCGCTGTTCCACGTGCACGGGCTGATGTgcgcgctgctgtcgtcgctggctTCCGGCGCGGCGGTGACGCTGCCCGCGGGCGGGCGGTTCTCGGCGTCGACGTTCTGGGCCGACATGCGGGCGGCCGGGGCGACGtggtacacggcggtgccgaccaTCCACCAGATCATCCTCGACCGGCACGCGTCGAAACCCGAGGGGTACCCGGCGCTGCGGTTCGTGCGCAGCTGCAGCGCGTCGCTGGCGCCGGTGATCCTGGAGCGGCTGGAGGCGGCGTTCGGGGCGCCGGTTCTGGAGGCGTACGCGATGACGGAGGCGTCGCACATGATGACGTCGAACCCGCTGCCGGAGGACGGGGCGCGGAAGCCGGGTTCGGTGGGGCGGCCGGCGGGGAAGATGGAGCTGGCGGTCCTGGACGAGCAGGGGCGGGAGGTGGCGGCGGGGAGCCCCGGGGAGGTGTGCGTGCGGGGGGCCAACGTGACGGCGGGGTACAAGGGGAACCCGGCGGCGAACGCGGAGGCGTTCGCGTACGGGTGGTTCCACACGGGCGACATCGGCGTGCGGGACGCGGAGGACGGGTTCGTGCGGCTGGTGGGGCGGATCAAGGAGCTGGTGAACCGCGGCGGCGAGAAGATCTCGCCGATCGAGGTGGACTCGGTGCTGCTGTCGCACCCGGACGTGGCGCAGGCGGTGGCGTTCGGGGTCCCCGACGAGAAGTACGGCGAGGAGATCCACTGCGCGGTGATCCCGCGGGACGGGGTGAGCAtggcggaggaggaggtggtggcgtTCTGCCGGCGGAACCTGGCGGCGTTCAAGGTGCCCAAGAAGGTGTACATCGCCGACGACCTCCCCAAGACGGCCACCGGCAAGATCCAGCGCCGCATCGTGTCGCAGCACTTCTTCGTGCCGCCGGCAGCCGCCGCCACCAAGGCCTAG